A single Anopheles funestus chromosome 2RL, idAnoFuneDA-416_04, whole genome shotgun sequence DNA region contains:
- the LOC125764009 gene encoding uncharacterized protein LOC125764009 isoform X2 produces the protein MYYEAHNQFVFPSEGKQTWVVNIVINSVRLNDDFDDEHTGRFASSHSRNRSGHASVPRRWSARRATIIYPKTLI, from the exons atgtaCTACGAGGCACATAACCAATTTGTGTTCCCGTCTGAG GGCAAACAAACGTGGGTCGTCAATATCGTAATTAACAGCGTCAGACTAAATGACGATTTTGACGATGAACACACGGGCCGGTTCGCTTCAAGCCATAGTCGTAACAGAAGCGGTCACGCATCAGTTCCTCGTCGGTGGTCCGCACGGCGTGCTACGATC
- the LOC125764006 gene encoding uncharacterized protein LOC125764006, giving the protein MVAPNFHSHLAQVEVCEAMYNIRVLKMKDSVFIYIGQDKAESFDEMAVAMPNANNSSDVLGTTIIGPPDGSGAQDLAQRLAKKLKKQVYLSLGSSVPNDRIVRPSIEKKIFDDIKNNIECF; this is encoded by the coding sequence ATGGTTGCTCCAAACTTCCACTCACATCTCGCACAGGTggaagtgtgcgaagcgatgTACAACATTCGTGTACTTAAGATGAAGGATTCGGTTTTCATCTACATCGGCCAAGACAAGGCGGAATCGTTTGATGAGATGGCGGTAGCTATGCCAAACGCAAACAACTCGTCCGacgtgcttggtaccacaatCATAGGCCCACCGGATGGTAGTGGTGCGCAAGATCTAGCACAACGGCTTGCCAAAAAGCTAAAGAAGCAGGTGTACCTCAGCCTGGGATCATCCGTCCCGAACGATCGAATTGTGCGACCGTCGAttgagaagaaaatatttgacGATATCAAAAACAATATCGAATGCTTTTGA